The genomic stretch TGCGCCCCTGGGCGGCGCCGTCGAATTCATCGCGCCGCGCACCGGGCACGTGGGGGTGCGGCTCGCGCCCCATGCCATCGAGCTGAGCGCCTACGTGCCCGGCACGGTGGCCGCCGTGGACCCGGGCAAGTCCGTCACCATCGAGAGCCGCGGCGCGTTCATCCAGGGCATCTTCGGGGTCGGCGGCGAGCGCTCCGGCCTCATCCGCATGCTCGACGGCGGCCCCAAGACCCTCCTGGGTCCCGCGAAGATCCCCGACGACGTGGCCGGCCAGGTGCTGGTGGGGGGCACGCGCCCGACGCTCGAGGCCCTGCAGCGCGCCGCCGCCAACGGCGCCGCGGGCCTGGTGGTGGGCTCCATCGACGACTACGCCCTCACCGGCTACCTCGGCTACGACCTCGGCATGGCCGTCACCGGACACGAGGACGTGTCCATGACAGTCATCGTCACCGAAGGCTTCGGCTGGCTGCCCGTGGCCGAGCGCACCCACGCCCTGCTGCAAAGTCTCGAAGGCCGCGCCGCCTCCATCAACGGCGCCACCCAGGTGCGCGCCGGCGCGGTGCGCCCGGAGATCATCGTGGCCCGGCCGGGAGACCCCGCCGGCTCCGGCGAAGCGAGGGATGCCGCGACCGGCGACCGCCCCACGCCCACGCCGCCGGACCCCGGGTCCGGGCTGCGCGTCGGCGCCTTCGTGCGCATCATCCGGGAGCCTCACTTCGGCGTCGCCGCCGAGATCATCGCCCTGCCCACCGAACCGCAACCCATCGAGACCGGCGCCCGCACCCGGGTGCTGGAGGCCCGCCTCCCCGACGGCGGGACCGTCACCGTACCCCGGGCCAACGTGGAGCTGCTGTAACCGGGGACCCGGACTATGGCGACGCTTTTGGCCGCGCCGCTTCCGGATAGAATCAGCCCCCTTGAAAAGGGTTCTTGCGCCTACCATACTTTTCCTCATGGCGACAGCTACTGATCTGGGGTTCCCTATCGAGGAGGTTTCATGCAATCGAGTCGGTTGTTAGGGGCGGTTTTCTGTGCGCTTGCGCTGGCCGCCGCGCCGGGTGTCGCGGGGGCCGCTGAGGAGGCGCGCCCGAGCCACGGCATCGCCATGCACGGCGACCTGAAGTACCCGCCGGACTTCAAGCACTTCGACTACGTGAATCCCGATGCGCCCAAGGGCGGCGCCGTCCGGCTCCAGGCCATCGGCACCTACGACAGCTTCAACCCCTTCATCGTCAAGGGCAGCCCGGCCGCGGGCATCGGACGCATCTACGAGACCCTGATGAGCGGGTCCGCGGACGAGCCCTTCAGCGAATACGGGCTCCTGGCGGAGAGCATCACCGTCCCCGAGGACCGCTCCTGGGTGGAGTTCCGGCTGCGGCCGGAGGCGCGCTGGCACGACGGCAAGCCGGTGACCGCGGACGACGTCGTGTGGACCTTCGAGACACTGATCACCAAGGCGGTGCCCTTCTTCCGAGGGTACTACGGCGACGTGAAGCAGGTGGAGAAGCGCGACGCGCGCACCGTGCGCTTCACGTTCAAGAGCGGCACCAACCGCGAGCTGCCGCTGATCCTGGGGCAACTGATCGTGCTGCCCAAGCACTACTGGGCGGAGCGGGACTTCACCAAGACGACCCTGGAACCGCCCCTGGGAAGCGGTTCCTACAAGGTGGGCGCCTTCGAGCCCGGCCGGCACGTGGAGTACGAGCGGGTGGAGGACTACTGGGGCCGGAACCTGCCGGTGAACGTGGGGCGGGACAACTTCGACCGCATCCGCTACGACTACTACCGCGACGGCACGGTGTCGGTGGAGGCGTTCAAGGCCGGCGAGTACGACTTTCGGAGCGAGAACAGCTCCAAGAACTGGGCCACCGCCTATGACTTTCCCGCGCTGAAGCAGGGGCTGGTGAAGAAGGAAGAGATCCCCCACGATCGTTCCACCGGAATGCAGGCATTCGTGTTCAATACGCGCCGGCCGCTCTTCCAGGACCGAAAGGTGCGCCAGGCGCTCGCCTACGCTTTCGACTTCGAGTGGTCCAACCAAGCTCTCTTCTACGGGCAGTACGCGCGTTCCCGCAGCTACTTCGACAACTCGGAGCTGGCGGCCACCGGGCTGCCGGGTGCGGAAGAGCTGGCGGTCCTCGAGCCCTACCGCGGGCGGGTTCCGGCGGAGGTGTTCACCCAAGCCTACGCGCCGCCGGCCACCGACGGCTCCGGGCGCATCCGCGCCAATCTCGGTCGGGCGGCGAAGCTCTTGCGCGAGGCCGGCTGGAGCTTCGACAAGGCCGTGCGCAAGCTCACCCACAAGGCCAGCGGCCGGACCATGGACTTCGAGATCCTGCTGGTGAGCCCGCTGTTCGAGCGCATCGTGCTGCCTTTCGCCAAGAACCTGGAGCGGCTCGGCGTCGCCGCCACCGTGCGCACGGTGGACAGCGCCCAGTACCGCCGCCGGCTCGACGACTTCGACTTCGACGTGGTCATCGGCACCTGGGGGCAGTCGCTTTCGCCCGGCAACGAGCAGCGGAACTACTGGGGGTCGGATTTCGCCGGCCGCCCCGGCAGCCGGAACCTGATCGGCATCAAGGACCCGGTGGTGGACGCGCTGGTAGAGGGCGTTGTCAACGCCCCCGACCGCAAGAGCCTGGTGGCGCACGTGCGCGCCCTGGACCGGGTGCTCCAGTGGGGCCACTGGGTGATCCCCCAGTGGCACATCCCCTACGACCGCCTGGTGTACTGGGACCGCTTCGGCCGCCCCGAAGTCACCCCCACGCAGGGAGTGCAGTTCGACGCATGGTGGATCGACCCCCGCAAGGAGGCCGAACTGGAGGCGAAGCGCTCCGGGAGCTGACCATCGCTGGCTGGTACCGAACCCCCTAGATGGCGCACACGCCCCTAGTCGTCATTCCCGCGAAAGCGGGAATCCAGGCGGGGGCGAGGCGGGGAAATACACGCATGTTCGCCTACATCATCCGCCGGCTGCTTCTGATCGTCCCGACACTGATCGGGATCATGGTGCTGAACTTCGTGATCATCCACTCGGCGCCCGGCGGGCCGGTGGAGCAGATCCTGGCGAAGCTCCAGCAGAC from Deltaproteobacteria bacterium encodes the following:
- a CDS encoding extracellular solute-binding protein; protein product: MQSSRLLGAVFCALALAAAPGVAGAAEEARPSHGIAMHGDLKYPPDFKHFDYVNPDAPKGGAVRLQAIGTYDSFNPFIVKGSPAAGIGRIYETLMSGSADEPFSEYGLLAESITVPEDRSWVEFRLRPEARWHDGKPVTADDVVWTFETLITKAVPFFRGYYGDVKQVEKRDARTVRFTFKSGTNRELPLILGQLIVLPKHYWAERDFTKTTLEPPLGSGSYKVGAFEPGRHVEYERVEDYWGRNLPVNVGRDNFDRIRYDYYRDGTVSVEAFKAGEYDFRSENSSKNWATAYDFPALKQGLVKKEEIPHDRSTGMQAFVFNTRRPLFQDRKVRQALAYAFDFEWSNQALFYGQYARSRSYFDNSELAATGLPGAEELAVLEPYRGRVPAEVFTQAYAPPATDGSGRIRANLGRAAKLLREAGWSFDKAVRKLTHKASGRTMDFEILLVSPLFERIVLPFAKNLERLGVAATVRTVDSAQYRRRLDDFDFDVVIGTWGQSLSPGNEQRNYWGSDFAGRPGSRNLIGIKDPVVDALVEGVVNAPDRKSLVAHVRALDRVLQWGHWVIPQWHIPYDRLVYWDRFGRPEVTPTQGVQFDAWWIDPRKEAELEAKRSGS